From the genome of Phytohabitans rumicis, one region includes:
- a CDS encoding LCP family protein: MPRHPQIAEPDSTQAFVLPPDGAPTKQKPRKGRRARTIVLISLLVVALLAGGGLLAGGLYLRSVEGSIDRVDAFNDVPEEARPDKVVKDAKNLLILGSDSRDPENTSGSRSDTIIVAHLPKGRGSAQMISIPRDTWVSVPKSKDGKHGGVDAKINAAFAWGGIPLMVQTVEKYTGVRIDHVVIVDFAGFQEIIDALDGVEIDVEESFTSIHKPHRKFTKGKQTLDGAAALDYARERFAFKDGDFARIRHQQQLIKGVLDKAASGGLLTNPGRLNSFLRATADAVSVDETLSIFDTATELRHLRSGNLTFLTNPTKGTGRVGTQSVVLDDPVKAKALYDAVRRDAVDEILNVAK, encoded by the coding sequence ATGCCACGCCACCCACAGATCGCGGAACCCGACTCCACGCAAGCCTTCGTGCTTCCGCCGGATGGTGCACCCACCAAGCAAAAGCCTCGCAAGGGCCGCCGCGCCCGGACGATCGTGCTGATCAGCCTGCTGGTGGTGGCCCTGCTCGCGGGTGGTGGTTTGCTGGCCGGTGGGCTGTATCTGCGGTCGGTGGAGGGGAGCATCGATCGGGTCGACGCGTTCAACGACGTGCCCGAGGAGGCGCGCCCCGACAAGGTGGTGAAGGACGCCAAGAACCTGCTCATTCTGGGCAGCGACTCCCGTGACCCGGAAAACACGTCCGGCTCCCGAAGCGACACCATCATCGTGGCGCATCTGCCCAAGGGCCGGGGCAGCGCGCAGATGATCTCCATCCCGCGGGACACCTGGGTGAGCGTGCCGAAGAGCAAGGACGGCAAGCACGGCGGCGTGGACGCGAAGATCAATGCGGCCTTCGCCTGGGGTGGCATCCCGCTGATGGTGCAGACCGTGGAGAAATACACGGGAGTCCGCATCGACCACGTGGTCATCGTCGACTTCGCCGGCTTCCAGGAGATCATCGACGCACTCGACGGGGTAGAGATCGACGTCGAAGAGAGCTTTACCTCGATCCACAAGCCGCACCGCAAGTTCACCAAGGGTAAGCAGACTCTCGACGGTGCGGCCGCGCTCGACTACGCACGGGAGCGGTTCGCGTTCAAGGACGGCGACTTCGCCCGCATCCGCCACCAGCAGCAACTCATCAAGGGGGTGCTGGACAAGGCGGCCTCCGGCGGCCTGCTGACCAACCCGGGCCGGTTGAACTCGTTCCTGCGGGCCACCGCCGACGCGGTCTCCGTGGACGAGACGCTCAGCATCTTCGACACCGCGACCGAGCTGCGCCACCTGCGCAGCGGAAACCTCACCTTCCTGACGAACCCCACCAAGGGCACCGGTCGGGTCGGCACCCAGAGCGTGGTGCTGGACGACCCGGTGAAGGCCAAGGCCCTGTACGACGCGGTCCGCCGCGACGCGGTCGACGAGATATTGAATGTCGCAAAGTAG
- a CDS encoding sugar transferase, producing the protein MELPVIDARHRAPAVAGEDAAEEDHSQGRGIPRPRTAEVGAVNGQESAPRPAATAVLPYVSSATSKRTRPLRAWMITAPVDVVALLTPLLLSAQYWRGTLVAAGLTVVIFAAGGLYRARRHVSILDELPSLCGRLLASAAIVAIIAAMRHDSVEYGAGFMRGVALSAALVIAGRVITRKLTIVARKRRWVEHNAIVVGTGPVGIELARLLRRYPQYGLRFAGWVDTQVGDVPGGAPVIGSLDDLEKTIPMVECDVLIVADTDIPESTLMDVLRRPVAASCDLWVVPRLWGSHSQNRSPDHIGAIPVVQARHINLSGPRWWVKRGSDILFASIALAALSPVLLLCAIATFLDGGRGIFFRQERIGQFGKPFQVIKFRSMRPVNEHESQTNWSIADDRRVSAIGRFMRRTSLDELPQLWNILRGDMTVVGPRPERPFFVEKFSAEHPDYAMRHRVPVGLTGLAQVSGLRGDTPISDRARFDNYYIENWSLWLDLKVLMRTIAEVFRGGGR; encoded by the coding sequence GTGGAGCTTCCCGTCATCGACGCCCGTCACCGGGCGCCCGCGGTGGCTGGCGAAGACGCCGCCGAGGAGGACCATAGCCAGGGCCGGGGCATTCCCCGGCCGCGTACGGCAGAGGTAGGCGCGGTCAACGGGCAGGAGTCCGCCCCGCGACCGGCCGCGACAGCGGTGTTGCCGTACGTCAGCTCCGCCACATCCAAGCGCACCCGGCCGCTGCGGGCCTGGATGATCACCGCGCCGGTCGACGTGGTCGCGCTGCTGACGCCGTTGCTGCTCAGCGCCCAGTACTGGCGGGGCACGCTGGTCGCGGCCGGGCTGACCGTGGTCATCTTCGCGGCCGGCGGGCTGTACCGGGCCCGCCGCCATGTCAGCATCCTGGACGAGCTGCCCAGCCTCTGCGGCCGGCTGCTGGCCTCGGCGGCCATCGTCGCGATCATCGCGGCGATGCGGCACGACTCGGTCGAGTACGGCGCCGGCTTCATGCGCGGCGTCGCCCTCTCCGCGGCGCTGGTCATCGCGGGTCGGGTCATCACGCGAAAGCTCACCATCGTCGCCCGCAAGCGGCGCTGGGTCGAGCACAACGCGATCGTGGTCGGCACGGGCCCGGTGGGCATCGAGCTCGCCCGGCTGCTGCGCCGCTACCCGCAGTACGGCCTGCGGTTCGCCGGCTGGGTCGACACCCAGGTCGGCGACGTTCCAGGAGGCGCGCCGGTGATCGGCTCCCTCGACGACCTCGAAAAGACCATCCCGATGGTCGAGTGTGACGTCCTCATCGTCGCCGACACCGACATCCCGGAGTCGACGCTGATGGACGTCCTGCGCCGGCCCGTGGCCGCCAGCTGCGACCTCTGGGTCGTGCCGCGCCTGTGGGGTTCGCACTCGCAGAACCGTTCGCCCGACCACATCGGCGCGATCCCGGTCGTCCAGGCCCGCCACATCAACCTGTCCGGGCCGCGCTGGTGGGTCAAGCGGGGGTCCGACATCCTCTTCGCCTCCATCGCGCTGGCCGCGCTGAGCCCGGTCCTCCTGCTGTGCGCGATCGCGACGTTCCTGGACGGCGGCCGGGGCATCTTCTTCCGGCAGGAGCGGATCGGGCAGTTCGGAAAGCCGTTCCAGGTCATCAAGTTCCGCTCGATGCGGCCGGTGAACGAGCACGAGTCGCAGACGAACTGGTCCATCGCGGACGACCGCCGGGTCAGCGCCATCGGCCGCTTCATGCGGCGTACGTCGCTGGACGAGCTGCCCCAGCTGTGGAACATTCTGCGCGGCGACATGACCGTGGTCGGCCCGCGGCCGGAGCGGCCGTTCTTCGTGGAGAAGTTCTCCGCCGAGCACCCCGACTACGCGATGCGCCACCGCGTGCCCGTCGGCCTGACCGGGCTGGCGCAGGTCAGCGGCCTGCGCGGCGACACACCGATCTCCGACCGGGCCCGGTTCGACAACTACTACATCGAGAACTGGTCGCTCTGGCTCGACCTCAAGGTGCTGATGCGCACGATCGCCGAGGTCTTCCGGGGCGGGGGGCGCTGA
- a CDS encoding DUF1501 domain-containing protein, producing MPTRVYSVSLGGFDTHAEELAGHEMLLDQLDKALTAFLDRLARTEAGKRVTVVVYSEFGRRVRANASDGTDHGTAGPVLVLGHGVAGGFYGEQPTLTDLDDGDLKATMDFRQVYGTLLGSVLGADPAQFLDGYRGESLPLFR from the coding sequence GTGCCCACCCGGGTCTACTCGGTGAGCCTCGGCGGCTTCGACACGCACGCCGAGGAGCTGGCCGGGCACGAGATGCTGCTGGACCAGCTCGACAAGGCGCTGACCGCGTTCCTGGACCGGCTGGCGCGTACGGAGGCGGGCAAGCGGGTCACCGTGGTGGTCTACAGCGAGTTCGGCCGGCGGGTACGGGCGAACGCCTCCGACGGCACCGACCACGGCACCGCCGGGCCGGTCCTGGTGCTCGGCCACGGCGTGGCCGGCGGCTTCTACGGCGAGCAGCCGACCCTGACCGACCTGGACGACGGCGATCTCAAGGCCACCATGGACTTCCGCCAGGTGTACGGCACGCTGCTCGGGTCGGTGTTGGGCGCCGACCCGGCCCAGTTCCTCGACGGCTACCGGGGTGAGTCTTTGCCGCTCTTCCGCTGA
- a CDS encoding DUF1501 domain-containing protein yields the protein MDALTRRRFLIASGVTGAGALVVGSGALGIAELLAKGAKGAAAEPEHRLVLVTLYGGNDGLNTVIPYADPAYHSARPELAYPQDRVLHLDDALGLNPKLPGIKRLWDEKHVAIVLGVGYPKPDRSHFRSMDIWQTASPVTPIHTGWVGRWLDGTKAPAEAAVSFEPVLPVLLAGDTQAGACVSISGLTLPDGITADMVSALGQRQANEPAMCARAATSYTDLLRVDRVVRQAEHATETAGASGGRTYRPPAPGAPARWPRSSRWWRAASRPTCPPGSTR from the coding sequence ATGGACGCGCTGACTCGCCGCCGTTTCCTCATCGCATCCGGCGTCACCGGTGCCGGCGCGCTGGTGGTCGGTTCGGGCGCGCTGGGCATCGCCGAGCTGCTGGCGAAGGGGGCCAAGGGTGCCGCCGCCGAGCCGGAGCACCGGCTCGTCCTGGTCACGCTGTACGGCGGCAACGACGGCCTCAACACCGTCATCCCGTACGCCGACCCGGCGTACCACTCGGCGCGGCCCGAGCTGGCGTACCCGCAGGACCGCGTGCTGCACCTGGACGACGCGCTGGGCCTCAACCCGAAGCTGCCCGGCATCAAGCGGCTGTGGGACGAGAAGCACGTCGCCATCGTGCTCGGCGTCGGCTACCCCAAGCCCGACCGCAGCCACTTCCGGTCCATGGACATCTGGCAGACCGCGTCTCCGGTGACCCCCATCCACACCGGCTGGGTCGGGCGCTGGCTGGACGGCACGAAGGCACCGGCGGAGGCGGCGGTCAGCTTCGAGCCCGTCCTGCCGGTGCTGCTCGCTGGCGATACCCAGGCGGGCGCCTGCGTGAGCATCAGCGGGCTCACCCTCCCGGACGGCATCACCGCGGACATGGTGTCGGCCCTCGGGCAGCGGCAGGCGAACGAGCCGGCGATGTGCGCCCGCGCCGCCACGTCGTACACCGACCTGCTCCGGGTCGATCGCGTGGTACGCCAGGCCGAGCACGCGACCGAGACCGCGGGCGCCAGTGGGGGCCGAACGTACCGGCCACCGGCACCGGGGGCGCCAGCGCGCTGGCCACGCAGCTCTCGCTGGTGGCGCGCTGCGTCGAGGCCAACGTGCCCACCCGGGTCTACTCGGTGA
- a CDS encoding DUF1800 domain-containing protein, which produces MTDDVALLLHRAGFGPTGAELAAARKAGYAATLSALISPPGPDVGASSAPIPVLGMDPFADKPNPTVAQRSSGDHVRRVQIEQITKWWLDRMTVADHQAVEKLLFFWHGHWATSIEKVRSPALMLAQHRTLRQSRDFVDMTRRMIVDPALVYWLDGQLNTKASPNENLGRELMELFTLGIGHYTEKDVKEAGRALTGWRVSLGSEACFFQAEQHDKGRKTILGTTDAFTARRLVDMLLGRKECPRFIATRMWYRYASSNRPIPERTRESMASAFPEPRSMLKVLFADLAFQDTTNTLVKQPVEWLVGAMRQLGLRLGGLPAEQLTSIFDGLRALGQLPFAPPSVGGWPAGGSWLTSAAAQVRLGLAGTLATLTAIERTTPEELAYILCLDGWSDRTYAVLKGVKDARHMLTLGLASPEYLVT; this is translated from the coding sequence ATGACCGACGATGTCGCGCTGCTTCTGCACAGGGCCGGCTTCGGTCCCACCGGTGCGGAGCTCGCGGCCGCCCGAAAGGCAGGGTACGCGGCGACGTTGTCGGCGTTGATCTCTCCGCCCGGACCGGATGTCGGCGCGAGCAGCGCCCCGATCCCCGTGCTGGGCATGGATCCGTTCGCCGACAAGCCGAACCCGACAGTCGCCCAGCGGTCCAGCGGAGACCACGTCCGGCGGGTCCAGATCGAGCAGATCACGAAGTGGTGGCTGGACCGGATGACGGTCGCCGACCACCAGGCCGTGGAGAAGCTGCTGTTCTTCTGGCACGGCCACTGGGCCACGTCCATCGAGAAGGTCCGCAGCCCCGCGCTCATGCTGGCCCAGCACCGCACGCTGCGGCAGTCCCGGGACTTCGTCGACATGACCCGGCGGATGATCGTCGACCCCGCCCTCGTCTACTGGCTGGACGGGCAGCTCAACACCAAGGCGTCGCCCAACGAAAACCTCGGCCGCGAGCTGATGGAACTCTTCACGCTCGGCATCGGGCACTACACGGAGAAAGACGTCAAGGAGGCCGGCCGGGCGCTCACCGGCTGGCGGGTCAGCCTGGGCTCGGAAGCGTGCTTCTTCCAGGCGGAGCAGCACGACAAGGGGCGAAAGACCATCCTGGGTACGACCGACGCCTTCACCGCGCGCCGCCTCGTCGACATGCTGCTGGGGCGCAAGGAATGCCCGCGGTTCATCGCCACCCGGATGTGGTATCGCTATGCCTCGTCAAACCGTCCCATTCCCGAACGCACCAGGGAAAGCATGGCGAGTGCGTTTCCGGAGCCGCGGTCGATGCTGAAGGTCCTCTTCGCGGACCTGGCCTTTCAAGACACCACCAACACGCTGGTCAAGCAACCGGTGGAGTGGCTCGTCGGCGCCATGCGGCAACTGGGACTGCGCCTCGGTGGCCTGCCCGCGGAGCAGCTCACGTCGATCTTCGATGGCCTGCGGGCCCTCGGGCAGCTGCCGTTCGCGCCGCCGAGCGTCGGCGGCTGGCCCGCCGGTGGCTCCTGGCTCACCTCGGCCGCCGCCCAGGTCAGGCTCGGCCTGGCTGGTACGCTCGCGACGTTGACCGCCATCGAACGCACGACCCCGGAAGAGCTGGCATACATCCTGTGCCTCGACGGATGGTCCGACCGGACGTACGCGGTGCTGAAGGGCGTGAAGGATGCCCGGCACATGCTGACCCTTGGGCTCGCGAGCCCGGAGTACTTGGTGACGTGA
- a CDS encoding DUF2142 domain-containing protein, with protein MSRFWWAKRLVWVGVFLGLVLIGGAWAVATPIGGTPDEKAHIYHAAGVAGGDFFAKPTDAKYGTGVFHEIPQNLVNGCEKGGIADFCANPQDPDKLVRVGTYTGRYNPLYYAAVGVPLRLWPNAAGLLASRMISVLLVAAVLTAAIYSAARWSRSRVLIPALVVAGTPMLFHLMGAVNPNALEIAAGTLFFCALIPLADPSTTVHAACVRLAGVAGILLVTLRGLGPLWLAIGLVVVLAGAGRGRLRELARHRTVRRWGVAVLVAGAAGVAWTVLFKATAGAEVATQHVGPLDALKTMVLVYWGAILIQMVGNLGYLSTALPGFVVFTWAAVVGFLVVGVGVLGSRSAKVRVLALILACLAIPTLAVVTAVDTLDFFWQGRYSLPLAVCVPLICAHELAVAGVLTGPAIRRLTRMLVVVLLPAQLIGLLMILVRWQNNMVQVGVDLPLNPLESTGWRPALGPLLPIVLMFVGLTVVGWAYLALVRPAVAAAGESPPAEQRESPVDSSDRPEVREALAVNPA; from the coding sequence GTGAGTCGGTTCTGGTGGGCCAAAAGACTTGTCTGGGTTGGTGTCTTCCTCGGCCTGGTGCTGATCGGCGGGGCCTGGGCGGTCGCGACACCCATCGGGGGCACACCCGATGAAAAGGCGCACATTTACCACGCCGCCGGTGTCGCGGGTGGTGACTTCTTCGCCAAGCCCACGGACGCGAAGTACGGCACCGGCGTGTTTCACGAGATCCCGCAGAACCTCGTCAACGGGTGTGAGAAGGGCGGCATCGCCGACTTCTGCGCCAACCCGCAGGACCCCGACAAGCTGGTGCGGGTGGGGACCTACACCGGCCGGTACAACCCGCTCTACTACGCGGCCGTCGGCGTACCGCTGCGACTGTGGCCGAACGCGGCGGGCCTGCTCGCGTCCCGCATGATCTCGGTGCTGCTCGTGGCGGCGGTGCTGACCGCCGCGATCTACAGTGCGGCGCGCTGGAGCCGCAGCCGGGTGCTCATCCCCGCGCTGGTCGTGGCGGGCACGCCGATGCTCTTTCACCTCATGGGCGCGGTGAATCCGAACGCCCTGGAGATCGCCGCCGGGACGCTTTTCTTCTGTGCCCTGATACCGCTCGCCGATCCGTCCACGACGGTGCACGCGGCGTGCGTACGCCTCGCGGGAGTGGCGGGCATCCTCCTGGTGACCCTGCGCGGCCTCGGGCCGCTGTGGCTGGCCATCGGGCTGGTCGTCGTGCTCGCCGGTGCGGGCCGCGGTCGTCTCCGCGAGCTCGCCCGCCACCGGACGGTACGCCGGTGGGGCGTGGCCGTGCTGGTCGCCGGCGCGGCCGGCGTGGCGTGGACGGTCCTGTTCAAGGCCACGGCGGGCGCCGAGGTGGCGACCCAGCACGTGGGGCCGCTGGACGCGCTGAAGACGATGGTGCTGGTGTATTGGGGTGCCATCCTCATCCAGATGGTCGGCAACCTCGGTTACCTGTCCACCGCGCTGCCGGGCTTCGTGGTCTTCACCTGGGCGGCCGTGGTCGGATTCCTCGTGGTCGGGGTCGGCGTGCTCGGCAGCCGGTCCGCCAAGGTCCGGGTGCTCGCGCTCATCCTGGCCTGTCTGGCCATCCCGACGCTGGCCGTCGTCACGGCGGTGGACACGCTCGACTTCTTCTGGCAGGGCCGGTACAGCCTGCCGCTGGCGGTCTGCGTGCCGCTCATCTGCGCCCACGAACTGGCCGTGGCCGGCGTCCTGACCGGCCCGGCGATCCGCCGGCTCACCCGGATGCTCGTGGTGGTCCTGCTGCCGGCGCAGCTGATCGGGCTGCTCATGATCCTGGTCCGGTGGCAGAACAACATGGTCCAGGTGGGCGTCGACCTGCCGCTCAACCCGTTGGAGAGCACCGGCTGGCGGCCGGCGCTCGGCCCGTTGCTCCCCATCGTGCTGATGTTCGTGGGGCTGACCGTGGTCGGCTGGGCGTACCTGGCGCTGGTCCGCCCGGCCGTGGCAGCCGCTGGCGAGTCGCCACCGGCCGAGCAGAGGGAGTCACCGGTGGATTCATCCGATCGGCCCGAGGTCCGCGAGGCGCTCGCGGTGAACCCGGCATGA
- a CDS encoding glycosyltransferase family 39 protein yields the protein MSWAARLLGTPWTLAGLLVAVGTAIRIPQLFHSLNGSHAFRQTQTALVARNYAERGIDLLHTPLSVFGKGSDVPMEFPLVQAVAAVLVKLGLSADVAMRLVGLASFQVAALLLFALALRWHGRRVAVIAIVLLQFVPYTMLWGAASLIEFPAVALALAMVLFVDHWFAGGRWWWLAAGRSAAGWRSW from the coding sequence GTGAGCTGGGCGGCCAGGCTGCTCGGCACGCCCTGGACGTTGGCCGGCCTGCTGGTCGCCGTCGGCACCGCGATCCGCATCCCACAGCTGTTTCACTCGCTGAACGGCTCGCACGCCTTCCGGCAGACGCAGACCGCCCTGGTGGCGCGCAACTACGCCGAACGCGGCATCGACCTGCTGCACACGCCGCTGAGCGTGTTCGGCAAGGGCTCCGACGTGCCCATGGAGTTTCCGCTGGTGCAGGCCGTCGCCGCAGTGCTCGTCAAGCTGGGCCTGTCCGCGGACGTCGCCATGCGGCTCGTCGGTCTGGCCTCGTTCCAGGTGGCCGCGCTGCTGCTGTTCGCCCTCGCGCTGCGCTGGCACGGCCGGCGGGTCGCGGTCATCGCCATCGTGCTGCTGCAGTTCGTGCCGTACACCATGTTGTGGGGCGCGGCCTCGCTGATCGAGTTCCCCGCCGTGGCGTTGGCCCTGGCGATGGTGCTCTTCGTGGACCACTGGTTCGCCGGCGGTCGGTGGTGGTGGCTCGCCGCGGGGCGGTCAGCGGCTGGTTGGCGTTCCTGGTGA